GTGGGTGTCAAAGGGTACGCGATACATTTATCCTTTTCCCCCGGAAACGGCGTTTTAATGCGTGACAATACGCCAAAATCAACCCGAACACAGGGAGGTGATCCTATCGCTGATTATATCAGGGCAGACACGCGGCTGCCCGCCTATCTGCCGTATCCCCGTTTCCTGCTGAAAATGGAGATTTCACAGACCGCCAAGCTGCTGTATTCGCTGCTGTTAGACCGTTCCACCCTCTCCCAGAAAAACAAGTGGCTGGACGACGAGGGCAGGATTTATATTATCTATCCCATCGCGGAGATAGCAGAAATACTGGATAAAGGCAGCACCACCATCAAGGGGGCGCTTAATGAACTGGACACGGCGGGGCTGTTGGAACGGGAACGGGGCGGCTTCTCCGCACCGAACCGGCTTTATGTCAAAGTACCGCCAGTGCCACAGGTACAGTTTTCAGACCAACTGATGGCCGGAAGTCCGCCCCTCATAGAGCCGGAAAACCGTCCTACTGATGGTCAGAAAACCGACCTTATGATGGTCGGAAAACCGTCCCCTAACCAAACTACTATAAACAACCTTACAGAGAGCCAAACAAAGGGAGTGAGTGGGGGGCCGTCCGCGCCCTATGGCCGATATGGAAATATTTTTCTGTCACAGACCGAATACGACGAGTTGCAGGCAGAGTACCCTGACAGGCTGGAACGGTTCATCGAGGAAATGAGCCGCTACCTTGCCGCCAACGGGAAAAGCTACCAGAACTATGCCGCCGCCCTGCGGATATGGGCGGGGAACGACAAAAAGGAAGCCCCTAAAAAGGGCATACCAGACTACTCATGCAAGGAGGGCGAGAGTTTATGAAGAATGAAATCAACGCGGTTTTGGAGAATATGACGACCACCATCCCGGAGCCGGAGGACTACACCGGCGAGGACGGTTTACTGTACTGCGGCAAGTGCCGCAAGCCGAAAGAAGCCTATTTTGCGCCGGATAAGGCCGCTATCTTCGGGCGCGACCGCCACCCGGCAGAGTGCGACTGCCAGAGAACCGCCCGCGAGGAACGGGAAGCCGCCGAAAAGCGGCGCAGACACCTTGACACCGTGGAAGAACTGAAACGCCGGGGCTTTACCGACCCCACCATGCGGGACTGGACTTTCGAGAACGACAACGGCAGGAACCCGCAGACCGGGCTTGCCCGCCGGTATGTGGAGCATTGGGAAGATATGCGGACAGACAATATCGGCTGCCTGTTCTGGGGCGGCGTAGGCACCGGCAAAAGCTACCTTGCAGGCTGTATCGCAAACGCCCTCATGGAGAAAGAAATCCCCGTCCGCATGACGAACTTTGCTCTTATCCTCAATGACCTTGCCGCCAGCTTTGAGGGGCGCAACGAGTACATTTCCCGCCTTTGTCGTTATCCGCTGCTGATCCTTGACGACTTCGGCATGGAACGCGGGACGGAATACGGGCTGGAACAGGTGTTCAATGTGATTGACAGCCGTTACCGCAGCGGCAAGCCGCTGATCGTCACGACCAACCTTACGCTGGACGACCTGCACAACCCGGAGGACACCGCCCATTCCCGGATTTATGACCGCCTGCTTTCCATGTGCGTCCCGGTACGCTTTACCGGCGACAACTTCCGGCAGGAAACCGCCAAGCGGAAAATGGAGAGCATGAAGAAACTGATTACCGACTGAAAGGAGTATTGCCTATGGCAGATAACAAGCAGCACGACACCCGCACCACCCGCCGCCCTGACTGTGTGACGGAAATCCGCATGGGCAATTCCGTCCTTGTCGTGTCCGGCTATTTCAAGAAAGACACCACAACCACAGCCGCCGACAAAATGGCGCGGGTACTGGAAGCGGAAGCCGCTGCTACACAGGAGCCGACTTATCCGGCGTGAACCGGGGCATGGAAAAGCGGCCATGCCAGGGAGCATGACCGCTGGAACGAAAATCGGAAGTGCTTTAGCAATTCTTAATCTCATTCTCTATAAAATAATTTGCAATTTCAAAGGCTTTTATTCTTCTCTTTGCCAATGTGATTTGTGATTTATAACGCTCGGAATTATCCTTTGATTCAAATGTTTTTACTGTTTCTCTTAGCTTGTGCAGAGTTGAATCAATTTGCCTTTTGGCCGCGGTTAATTCATCTATTGTATACTTCATGTTTTCTCCTTTAACTTCTGATTTTTTTGTTAAATCAGAGTATACCACGGAGTTATGAACTTTTCTACTGCAAATATGGGACGACAACCCATACCATAAAAATCGGAAAATTGAAAAGCTGTAAAGAAGCAAATTTAACGCTTTTGCCGCTGTACAGCCCCCGCCGTTCCGTGGTACAATGAAACCACGGAATAGTGGGGCTGGCTGTCGGAAACGGAGGATTTTATGTTAAGACAAGCCACCCAAAACCTCATTACCGCCCTTTATCCGAGATTGTCCCACGAGGATGAATTGCAAGGCGAGAGTAATTCCATATCGAACCAAAAAAGGATACTCGAAACCTACGCAAAACAGAACGGCTTTACCAATCTGCGCTGGTACACCGACGACGGTTTTTCCGGCGCGAACTTCCAGCGGCCCGGATTTCAAGCCATGCTTGCGGACATTGAAGCCGGGAAAGTGGGTACGGTCATCGTCAAGGACATGAGCCGGTTAGGGCGAAACTACTTGCAGGTAGGGTTTTACACGGAAATGCTGTTCCCTCAAAAGGGTGTGCGTTTTATCGCTGTCAACGATAATGTGGACAGTGCCAGCGAGGGCATGGACAACGATTTTACCCCGCTGCGAAATCTGTTCAATGAATGGCTGGTGAGAGATACGAGCAAGAAAATCAAGGCAGTGAAAAAGTCAAAAGGCATGAGCGGCAAGCCTGTTACCAGCAAGCCGGTTTACGGCTATGTGATGGACGAGGACGAGAATTTTATTATAGACGAGGAAGCCGCCCCGGTGGTGCAGCAGATTTACCAGCTTTGCCTTGCCGGGAACGGCCCGACCAAGATTGCCCGTATGCTGACGGAGCAGCAAATCCCCACGCCGGGGACGCTGGAATATCAGCGGACAGGCAGCACCCGCCGTTATCACCCAGGCTATGAGTGCAAATGGGCGACCAACACCGTCGTTCATATCCTCGAAAACCGAGAGTACACCGGATGTCTGGTGAACTTCAAAACGGAAAAGCCTTCTTATAAGGTCAAGCACAGCATAGAGAACCCCGTCGAGAAGCAGGCCATTTTCGAGAACCACCATGAGCCGATCATCGACAAGGAAACATGGGAACGGGTGCAGGAGTTACGCAAACAGCGCAAACGCCCGAACCGCTACGATGAAGTGGGGCTGTTCTCCGGGATTTTGTTCTGCGCCGACTGCGGCCATGTGCTGTATCAGCAGCGGTATCAGAACAAAGACCGCAAACAGGACTGCTACATCTGCGGCAGCTACAAGAAGCGCACCCGCAACTGTACGGCGCACTTTATCCGCACCGATCTGTTGACCGCTGGTGTCCTGGCAAATCTCCGGCAAGTGACCGAATACGCAGCCAAGCATGAGAGCCGGTTTGTGAAACTACTTGTCCAGCAGAACGAGATCGGCGGCAAGCGAAAGACCGCCGCAGCCATCAAGCAGCTTGAACAGGCGCAGGAACGCATTTCTGAAATCAGCCGCATTATCAAGCGGCTGTATGAGGACAATGTAAACGGCAAAATCAGCGATGAGCGTTTCATGGAACTGTCGGCTGACTACGAAGCCGAGCAAGCGGAGCTGAAAAAGAGAGCCGCCGCCCTGCAAGCCGAACTGGACAAGTCACAGGCAGCTACCGTCAACGCCGAGAAATTTATGGGCATTGTCCGCAAGCACCTTGCCTTTGAAGAACTGACCCCCACTCTCTTGCGGGAAATGATCGAGAAAATTGTGGTGCATGAGTGCAGCTATGATGAGAACGGCACCCGCAGGCAGGACATTGAGATTTATTACAGCTTTGTCGGCAAGATTGACTTGCCCGAATAACCGCCCGACCTATCCGACACAATGGCCAAGTGTCGGATAGGAACGGCAAAATTTTTTGCACTTCTATTGCTTCTTTATCACACATAAGCAAATGCTCCGGGATTCTTGCGTGTGTGTCAAAGCTGTCGATCACATTGAAGAGTTTTGCATATTCCGGTGTCTGTACGGGAAGGTCCGTCGCGCTTCCGCCACACAGGATCATAACATCGATTTTATCCTTCCATTCTGCGGCATCCGATACGCTGCAGACTGCGGCAGTTTTCGTAAGAATTGATACCTCGGCAGGGTTTCTGCGCGTAAAAACTGCTGTCAGTTCCATATCAGGGTTCTGCTTGACTGCGCACTCCACACCGCGTCCCAGATTTCCATAACCTAAAATTCCGATTCTTATACTCATAGCATTTTTCTCCTCAGTACATTTAATGTCTTTTCTATTATAATATCACATCTCATTTTCTGCAATGCCTTAAATTGAATACTTAACTGATATACAGTATTTTTACATCTCCGAGTATTCTTTTAATTTCAGAACGCAAAAATTTTTCAGCCTCCGCCCTCGCCTCCGGGCGGTAACAATACCTGCCTCTGCCCCGTCCGGTCATCAGCTGACTGTCATACAGATCCGGAGCATTGGGAAACGCCTCGCTGTTGATGGCGCGGTGTACATAGGAGTAGGTCATCATGATTATTTCCAGAAACATCTGCTTTTGCGTCTTCGCTGTCAAACCTTCACGGAGCTGTTCCAAGAGTTTTGTATACATTGCCTGCCACCCTTCCACCAGCATCACCGGTGCGATCAAAAGTCCGCAGGGATAGCCGGCTTCGCACATGCTGTTTACGGCCTCCATCCTCTTCTGCAGACTGGACGTTCCCAGTTCGATGCGGCTGATCAGCGGCTGCGGATTCACGCTCATGCGAAAAATCACTTTTCCCCGGTGGTCAAGGTCAAGCAGACTATCCACCATATGAAATTTAGTCGGAAACGTAAGACAGCCGGTTCCTTCTTCCGCAAAACGGGGAATGGTATATAAGAGATTACCGGTTATGATGTTTTCCAGTACCAGATCACTGTTGCTGCCAATCTCAAAAGTCAGACTGTTTTCACTGTTCTTTCCCTTCTTGATCAGCCGGTCCAGCATCTGCTCCCGGTTGACAAACAGGCGCAGATAGGCGCATTTGTTGTAATTGCACACCAGGTAGCAGTACAGGCACATGGCTGTGCAGCCTGAAGATGTGTATGGAACCAGATAATCCGATACTTTATGATTCTCTGTATATCTGTGTGTCTTTCTGATGCCGATGATCAGATTCCGTTTCATTTTGCCGAATTCGGCATTTTCTTTTTCCTGCATTTCCTTTATGGAATTGTGGCTTTCCACCGGTACCCACGGTAAATCAGCAAACTGTTCCTGCAGCTGCTTTCCCAGCGTATAGGATAAGCTGTCTTTTTCATAATATACTGCGTCAAATTTCATAATGTCCTTTCTGCGCTGATCATAAGACCAGATACCAATCGTATTTTATGTTTAGTATGTGCATTTTGCAGTATGAAATGTCTGTTTACCTGTCATTTTTATAGATCCTGACAAATTCAACAACCTGCCGTTCAATTGCCAGAAGTGCTTCCTCCTCCTTTTCCGGTTCCTGATCATACTGTGTCAGGAGCAGAAAGATGGGCGCATAGAAGTTGACAGCCATAGTCCCCGGATCGGCGGCTATAAATGCGCCGCGCCGCACCATCTCTGCAAACAGGTCCGTCTGATAGCGGATTGCCGCATCCATGAATATTCCCCGGTATACGGCATAAATCTCACGGTCCCGGTACTGCTCCATCGTCAGCATCCTGCGGAATCTGGAGGCAAATGGATCACGCAGATAAAACAGAAATATTTTTTTGCTCAGTTCAACCAGTTCCTCCGGTGTGATCGTCTCATAGATTTTGGCGGCTTCTGCCGGGTTCTGGTCATCCGGCAGTCCGTATTCCCTGGACATGTTTCCCATTCTCACGGACATTTCCTGTACAATCGTATCAAAAATCTCTTTTTTACTCCTGAAATGCTTATACAGTGAACTGTCTTTGATCCCCACAAGATCAGCAATATTCTTTACACTGGTCCCCTGATATCCCTGAGTGGAAAACAACGTCAGGGCTTCCTCGATGATGCGTTCTTTTGTCGTCATATCGTCACTGACCTCCCATGTAAGTCTTGATCAGCTGCTCCTGCTCAAATAGAACACAGCCGCCGTTGTGTTCGGCATCCAGCATCCCGCTGGTCTGCAGATGCATAAAGAGCGGCGACGAGAGGGCTGCCCTCAGGCCGGTATGTAGCACGCTGGTGTCTGAATAGGCGGAAAACGGACAGGGTTCTGCACCGCCGCCAGCATTGATATGGAAAAATCCCCTGCCGGCTGCCAGGCATCCGCCCGAACTCTTTTCATCCCCCGGAAACATCAGAAACATCAGTTGTG
The Ruminococcus gauvreauii genome window above contains:
- a CDS encoding replication initiator protein A, producing the protein MGVKGYAIHLSFSPGNGVLMRDNTPKSTRTQGGDPIADYIRADTRLPAYLPYPRFLLKMEISQTAKLLYSLLLDRSTLSQKNKWLDDEGRIYIIYPIAEIAEILDKGSTTIKGALNELDTAGLLERERGGFSAPNRLYVKVPPVPQVQFSDQLMAGSPPLIEPENRPTDGQKTDLMMVGKPSPNQTTINNLTESQTKGVSGGPSAPYGRYGNIFLSQTEYDELQAEYPDRLERFIEEMSRYLAANGKSYQNYAAALRIWAGNDKKEAPKKGIPDYSCKEGESL
- a CDS encoding ATP-binding protein — its product is MKNEINAVLENMTTTIPEPEDYTGEDGLLYCGKCRKPKEAYFAPDKAAIFGRDRHPAECDCQRTAREEREAAEKRRRHLDTVEELKRRGFTDPTMRDWTFENDNGRNPQTGLARRYVEHWEDMRTDNIGCLFWGGVGTGKSYLAGCIANALMEKEIPVRMTNFALILNDLAASFEGRNEYISRLCRYPLLILDDFGMERGTEYGLEQVFNVIDSRYRSGKPLIVTTNLTLDDLHNPEDTAHSRIYDRLLSMCVPVRFTGDNFRQETAKRKMESMKKLITD
- a CDS encoding transposon-encoded TnpW family protein, translating into MADNKQHDTRTTRRPDCVTEIRMGNSVLVVSGYFKKDTTTTAADKMARVLEAEAAATQEPTYPA
- a CDS encoding recombinase family protein; translated protein: MLRQATQNLITALYPRLSHEDELQGESNSISNQKRILETYAKQNGFTNLRWYTDDGFSGANFQRPGFQAMLADIEAGKVGTVIVKDMSRLGRNYLQVGFYTEMLFPQKGVRFIAVNDNVDSASEGMDNDFTPLRNLFNEWLVRDTSKKIKAVKKSKGMSGKPVTSKPVYGYVMDEDENFIIDEEAAPVVQQIYQLCLAGNGPTKIARMLTEQQIPTPGTLEYQRTGSTRRYHPGYECKWATNTVVHILENREYTGCLVNFKTEKPSYKVKHSIENPVEKQAIFENHHEPIIDKETWERVQELRKQRKRPNRYDEVGLFSGILFCADCGHVLYQQRYQNKDRKQDCYICGSYKKRTRNCTAHFIRTDLLTAGVLANLRQVTEYAAKHESRFVKLLVQQNEIGGKRKTAAAIKQLEQAQERISEISRIIKRLYEDNVNGKISDERFMELSADYEAEQAELKKRAAALQAELDKSQAATVNAEKFMGIVRKHLAFEELTPTLLREMIEKIVVHECSYDENGTRRQDIEIYYSFVGKIDLPE
- a CDS encoding SPL family radical SAM protein; this encodes MKFDAVYYEKDSLSYTLGKQLQEQFADLPWVPVESHNSIKEMQEKENAEFGKMKRNLIIGIRKTHRYTENHKVSDYLVPYTSSGCTAMCLYCYLVCNYNKCAYLRLFVNREQMLDRLIKKGKNSENSLTFEIGSNSDLVLENIITGNLLYTIPRFAEEGTGCLTFPTKFHMVDSLLDLDHRGKVIFRMSVNPQPLISRIELGTSSLQKRMEAVNSMCEAGYPCGLLIAPVMLVEGWQAMYTKLLEQLREGLTAKTQKQMFLEIIMMTYSYVHRAINSEAFPNAPDLYDSQLMTGRGRGRYCYRPEARAEAEKFLRSEIKRILGDVKILYIS
- a CDS encoding TetR/AcrR family transcriptional regulator gives rise to the protein MTTKERIIEEALTLFSTQGYQGTSVKNIADLVGIKDSSLYKHFRSKKEIFDTIVQEMSVRMGNMSREYGLPDDQNPAEAAKIYETITPEELVELSKKIFLFYLRDPFASRFRRMLTMEQYRDREIYAVYRGIFMDAAIRYQTDLFAEMVRRGAFIAADPGTMAVNFYAPIFLLLTQYDQEPEKEEEALLAIERQVVEFVRIYKNDR